In Oceanispirochaeta sp., the DNA window TAAAGTCAACCAAACAGATTAGGTGTTGAAAATTATACTTGAGAACAAGAGGTAAAAATGCAGTATAGAAAATTAGGAAACACGGGAGTGGAGATCTCAGCCCTGGGATTCGGCGCGATGAGGCTTCCTCAGAAAAAAGTGGGTGACAAGGAAGTTTTTGATCACGAAGAAGGTGAAAAGCTGATCAAAAAGGCGATTGATATGGGAGTCAACTATATCGATACGGCCCCCTACTACTGCGATAAAGAAAGTGAGATCATTGTCGGCAAGGCCATTAGGGAAAGAAGAAAAGACCTTTATCTATCTACAAAAAACCCTATTGAGAATGAGAGCGGTGATGATTTCAGAAAACGTCTGGAGTCTTCTCTGGAAAAACTTCAAACCGATTATATCGACTTTTACCACTTTTGGGGCATAAACTGGAAGGCATACCAGGAAAAAATAGACGTGAAAAACGGTCCCTTAGAAGCAGCTTATAAAGCAAAGGAAGAAGGTTTGATCAGACACATTTCATTTTCTTTCCATGATGATGCGCCGAATATGTTCAAAATCATTGATACAGGGCATTTTGAGACGGTGCTGTGCCAATATAATCTGCTTGACCGCTCCAACGAGGAGGCCATAGCCTATGCGAAACAGAAGGGATTGGGAGTCGTTGTAATGGGGCCCATCGGCGGTGGAAGACTCGGAGCACCTTCTGATGTCATAGCGAAACTGATGAAAGAAAAAGCGTCAAGTACGGCGGAAGCAGCACTTCGGTTTGTACTCTCAAATGAAAATGTGACCTGTGCTCTTTCGGGAATGGGCAATTCCCAGATGCTTGAGGAGAATTTTAAAGTCGCTTCAAACGAACAAAAACTCAATGATCAGGAAATCGCCGTTATTAATGCAGCAATGGAGGAGAATAGAAAGCTGGCAGACCTGTATTGCACAGGCTGTAATTACTGCATGCCCTGTCCTGCAGAAGTGAATATTCCCGAGTGCTTCAAGCTGATGAATTATCACAGAGTCTATAATCTGACAGGATTTTCCAGAGAATCCTATGCACAGATTGGTGAAACCCCCTGGGTAAAAGGCAAACGGGCCGATTCGTGTATTGAATGCGGACAGTGCGAGACAAAGTGCCCCCAGAAAATAAAAATAATAGACCAGCTCAAAGAAACCCACATGGCTCTTGGAGTCTGATTTACAGGAACAGTTGCTATTCACAGGCTTCCGCGGCCTTGCTCAAGACTTTCAAAGTACCATTAGTAAAAATTGTGGATTTAAACTACTATTTTGAATTTACAAATACACTAATCTGCCATATCATAACTTTATGTATGATCGTATTATTGAACCTATCGCGCTAAAACATATGAAGAAGAGACAATGTCTCACTCTTGTCGGCCCCAGGCAATCGGGGAAAACAACTCTTTGTAAAAAACTTTTTCCTCAATATGAGTATTATTCCTTTGAGTCTCCGGACGTTAGGGAACAGTTTTATTTTGATTCCCGTGGTTTTCTTCATAATATAAAAAGCGGTGCCATCTTTGATGAAGTACAGAAAGTTCCTGAAATTTTATCATATCTTCAGGAAATACTGGATAATCCTGAGGATAAAAGAAAATTTGTACTTACCGGATCTAATAATTTACAGCTATCAAACAAAGTATCCCAGACATTAGCAGGAAGGACAAAAATTCTTCAGTTATTACCTCTACAGAGAGATGAAATATTTTCTGAGGATAGAAAAATAGACATTGATTCCACATTGCTCTATGGTTCATATCCTCGTATTTACAATGAGAAACTTGAACCTTCAGACTGGTTGGGTGATTACCTGCAAACCTATGTGGAGAAAGATATTCGAGATACAATCAATATTACAGATTTACGGTCTTTCAGTAATTTTCTTCGCTTACTGGCCGGCAGAGTGGGACAAATAATGAGTTTTAATTCTCTTGCAGGTGATTCCGGCATTACTCAGCCCACCGTAAAAAAATGGATATCCGCACTTGAGACAACCTATATCTGTTTTATTCTCCAACCACATTATAAAAATTTCAATAAACGCATTACAAAGGCTCCAAAAGTTTTCTTTTATGACACCGGTCTTCTATGCTATCTCCTTCGAATAAAAAACACTGAACAATTAAGTGTTCATCCACTACGAGGCGCCATTTTTGAAAACTGGATTATATCAGAATACTTGAAAAGCTACTCAAATAAAGGAGAAGAAGCTCCACTCTATTTTTGGAGAGACCAGCATGGACATGAAATTGACCTGCTTATCGATCAGGGACTCTATCTGGATTTTTATGAGATTAAGTCATCTATGACTTTCCAGAAAGATTATATGAAGAATATAAAGTGGATTAATAAACTCCAGGGAAGCACAGGAGGAAATTGTATCTATGGTGGAGAAAAAAGACTTTCTTTGGGAGATACAGAACTTATCCCATGGAATTCCTTATTCTCATAGAATATTTCACTCTGCCTCTCACCGTCCTATTTGTAGTACCGGTTTCTGGCAACGGCAAACTTGCAGACCGGAGTACCTCTGGGGGTGTGGTAGGCTTCAGGGTCACGGACCAGGTTGCCTTCCAGAT includes these proteins:
- a CDS encoding aldo/keto reductase; this translates as MQYRKLGNTGVEISALGFGAMRLPQKKVGDKEVFDHEEGEKLIKKAIDMGVNYIDTAPYYCDKESEIIVGKAIRERRKDLYLSTKNPIENESGDDFRKRLESSLEKLQTDYIDFYHFWGINWKAYQEKIDVKNGPLEAAYKAKEEGLIRHISFSFHDDAPNMFKIIDTGHFETVLCQYNLLDRSNEEAIAYAKQKGLGVVVMGPIGGGRLGAPSDVIAKLMKEKASSTAEAALRFVLSNENVTCALSGMGNSQMLEENFKVASNEQKLNDQEIAVINAAMEENRKLADLYCTGCNYCMPCPAEVNIPECFKLMNYHRVYNLTGFSRESYAQIGETPWVKGKRADSCIECGQCETKCPQKIKIIDQLKETHMALGV
- a CDS encoding single-stranded DNA-binding protein yields the protein MNLEGNLVRDPEAYHTPRGTPVCKFAVARNRYYK
- a CDS encoding ATP-binding protein, translating into MYDRIIEPIALKHMKKRQCLTLVGPRQSGKTTLCKKLFPQYEYYSFESPDVREQFYFDSRGFLHNIKSGAIFDEVQKVPEILSYLQEILDNPEDKRKFVLTGSNNLQLSNKVSQTLAGRTKILQLLPLQRDEIFSEDRKIDIDSTLLYGSYPRIYNEKLEPSDWLGDYLQTYVEKDIRDTINITDLRSFSNFLRLLAGRVGQIMSFNSLAGDSGITQPTVKKWISALETTYICFILQPHYKNFNKRITKAPKVFFYDTGLLCYLLRIKNTEQLSVHPLRGAIFENWIISEYLKSYSNKGEEAPLYFWRDQHGHEIDLLIDQGLYLDFYEIKSSMTFQKDYMKNIKWINKLQGSTGGNCIYGGEKRLSLGDTELIPWNSLFS